A part of Cryptococcus neoformans var. neoformans JEC21 chromosome 4 sequence genomic DNA contains:
- a CDS encoding expressed protein, with the protein MDILDEPLPGHMESISAFRTLLKSPSDRVTCPDSVARPAEPDALQTSAIESWKATEPSRESRLRLLRLLNDLTYIINSKYKGYEEGGLKRYWVDVFGSVSWAGDTGHSGDLDLIVLDRKLLHGYAPVFWRTPPGEPLSTPTSHKRNNIPTPLKHLPEVYDTFSMAECLRQAGFEDVESIAAASTPINKFKYRDQECDLNVNDLGGWYNSSLLLHYCRLAPYVLRPMVHALKLWASSHKLNDPSGAKGPATMSSYCLTLMAIAYLQHIGHLPNLQADINVPEVCRPEDTSEHDVVWVSWGKEQGVKAHVGFSLSPSDDWKPSNPNLTAADAIRGFFEFFSLNGSAPLRGEKFDRVTQIVSILQGGIVPRAKEYGQEIRESQQRRDTLLNLGISLERIRQSEDMIRQERFKEEERMGKGDRGIQPRNWGEKKLVVQDPFLWFKNCAGMMSRDGLDRWWTTVDNTHRVIKLKGKNFTLADLLML; encoded by the exons ATGGATATTCTGGACGAACCGCTCCCGGGCCATATGGAGAGTATTTCGGCCTTTCGTACCCTCCTGAAGAGCCCTTCAGATCGGGTAACCTGCCCCGATAGCGTCGCACGTCCTGCAGAACCCGATGCGTTGCAGACTTCTGCTATCGAGTCGTGGAAAGCGACAGAGCCGTCGAGGGAGTCACGCTTGCGTTTGCTAAGGCTCTTAAATGATTTGACTTACATAATTAACTCGAAATACAAAGGATatgaggagggaggatTAAAACGATATTGGGTCGACGTGTTTGGCAGTGTTAGCTGGGCAGGTGATACTGGACATAGTGGGGATCTGGATCTAATTGTCCTG GACAGGAAATTGCTACATGGGT ATGCGCCTGTTTTTTGGAGGACACCGCCCGGAGAGCCTCTCAGTACGCCTACTAGTCACAAACGCAATAATATCCCCACACCACTCAAACATCTTCCTGAAGTGTACGACACTTTCTCTATGGCAGAATGCTTAAGACAAGCAGgctttgaagatgttgagTCCATCGCTGCTGCGAGCACCCCGATCAATAAATTCAAGTACAGAGATCAAGAGTGCGATCTCAATGTCAATGATCttggaggatg GTATAACTCATCATTATTATTGCATTATTGCAGACTTGCACCCTACGTTCTTCGTCCTATGGTCCACGCTTTGAAACTCTGGGCCTCTTCTCACAAATTGAATGACCCTTCTGGTGCCAAGGGCCCTGCAACCATGTCGTCATATTGCCTGACTTTGATGGCTATTGCTTACCTTCAGCACATCGGTCACCTACCAAATCTGCAAGCAGATATCAATGTCCCAGAGGTCTGCAGACCAGAAGACACTTCAGAACATGACGTGGTTTGGGTTTCTTGGGGAAAGGAGCAAGGTGTCAAGGCGCATGTGGGATTCagcctctctccttctgatGACTGGAAACCATCGAATCCGAACCTCACTGCGGCTGATGCCATCCGGGGGTTCTTTGAATTTTTCTCACTTAATGGATCGGCTCCTTTGCGTGGTGAAAAATTTGATAGAGTCACGCAGATCGtttccatcctccaagGTGGTATTGTACCCCGCGCGAAAGAGTATGGCCAAGAAATAAGGGAATCGCAACAAAGGAGGGACACGCTCCTTAACCTAGGGATTTCATTGGAAAGGATCAGGCAATCGGAGGACATGATTAGACAGGAGAGATttaaagaggaagaaagaatgggGAAGGGGGACAGAGGCATACAGCCCAGAAATTGGGGTGAAAAAAAGCTGGTCGTGCAGGACCCCTTTTTGTGGTTCAAG AATTGTGCGGGGATGATGTCTAGAGACGGTCTAGATAGATGGTGGACA ACTGTGGACAATACACACCGAGttatcaagctcaagggAAAGAATTTTACTTTGGCAGATTTACTCATGCTTTAA
- a CDS encoding WD-repeat protein, putative yields MISSAGHPTKKRQKKQLRSSQPAAGPSQQPSSPPRIFAPFRALGYVTDHVPFAMFVHTPSGALATPTVNITTSVGRSWLMWDAARMTLVFAGADTGNQINGLAMTGTDIYVSSGSKVIKYHRGKEVASFLSPDGSTLGQILIFGDDFLVLKKDGSGMFVFDLATRHLRNQIAFHSSFTASSLMHPATYLNKVLVGSKQGELQLWNVRTCALVHSFPHPTPFNPSSITTIVQTPAVDVVGIGYLDGSIRIQDIKHGDLVMQMKIEDGAVSSMSFRMDGPSILATASSTGSISIWDLSKGGRILHTLRGAHDQSISGLQWVSGQPLLVSSSLDNSVKQWLCDSPTGMPRLLKLRGGHHAPPTCVRYYGEDGKQILTAGKDRALRYTSVVRDSRSFELSQGSLVKKAIGLGVTVDHLKFPQITAISSSSMRSKDWEDVLTAHSEDAVARTWRVQEKRMGPWTFELEDGYAQSVCVTACGNFGIAGSSTGEIRMWNMQSGKERKSFALTGAAPGNSKPKIISQSTGMVKAKVRKPERAKGNKSVQAITGLATDALNTILVASTLEGKLYFFDFHSTQKLDEVQIESSITAISLHRDSGLLAATCDDLVIRLVDIESRRVVRELRGFKGRILDVVFTPDSRWVIATSLDSIIRTYDIPTGKLIDAFKTSSIATSVTFSPTGDFLATAHVDSVGVHLWANRAQFTDVALRNLEEDDDVVEVGLPTVQGLDADDAIEGIEDVGAPEFTDIYTTPDQIDESLVTLSLIPRSRWQMLLNLETIKQRNKPKEAPKAPEKAPFFLPTISGLETQFDLSAVDKNRTEEELHKGKRLELDGSWLESEFTRRLSVEDETGSYNTFFEYMKALPPSTLDLEIRSLISLTHLSSFINALTQRLKSHRDYEAIQAIMSVFLRVHGDMLIANAELKEGLGALRLEQERESKRLRELVGYALGTLGFLRGA; encoded by the exons ATGATTAGCTCTGCAGGACACCCGACAAAAAAGCGACAAAAGAAGCAGCTTCGCTCCTCCCAGCCTGCTGCTGGGCCATCGCAGCaaccctcctcccccccccgCATCTTCGCACCTTTCAGAGCTCTGGGCTATGTCACCGACCACGTTCCTTTCGCAATGTTTGTCCATACTCCAAGCGGAGCACTCGCTACGCCCACTGTAAACATAACAACCTCAGTGGGAAGGAGCTGGCTGATGTGGGATGCGGCAAGAATGACTTTAGTTTTCGCTG GGGCTGATACCGGTAACCAAATAAACGGTTTGGCGATGACTGGGACAGACATATATGTCTCCTCTGGCTCGAAAGTCATCAAGTATCATCGAGGCAAAGAA GTggcctctttcctctctccagATGGGTCGACTCTGGGACAGATATTAATTTTTGGTGATGATTTCCTGGTTCTCAAAAAGGATGGCTCAGGGATGTTCGTGTTTGATCTGGCTACTCGGC ATTTGAGGAATCAGATTGCTTTCCACAGTTCATTTACAGCATCTTCATTAATGCATCCCGCCACCTATTTGAACAAAGTCCTGGTAGGCAGTAAACAGGGTGAATTGCAGTTGTGGAATGTCCGAACATG TGCCCTTGTCCACTCTTTTCCTCACCCCACCCCATTTAACCCGTCTTCTATAACTACCATTGTACAAACACCTGCTGTCGATGTTGTCGGTATCGGTTATCTCGACGGATCCATCCGAATTCAAGATATCAAACATGGTGATTTAGTAATGCAGATGAAGATTGAGGATGGCGCAGTGTCCTCAATGTCATTTCGAATGG ATGGGCCGTCAATCTTAGCCACTGCATCTTCGACGGGTTCAATATCCATTTGGGACCTCAGTAAGGGTGGAAGGATACTACACACCCTTCGGGGTGCGCATGATCAGAGTATCAGCGGCCTCCAGTGGGTTTCTGGACAACCTTTACTCGTATCTTCAAGTTTGGACAACAGTGTCAAG CAATGGCTCTGTGATTCTCCTACTGGGATGCCAAGGCTACTCAAGCTGCGCGGTGGTCATCACGCCCCGCCAACTTGTGTCAGATATTACGGGGAAGACGGAAAGCAGATTTTGACGGCTGGTAAAGATCGTGCCCTCAGGTACACCAGTGTCGTTCGGGACTCTCGAAGTTTCGAGCTGTCTCAAG GATCATTGGTGAAAAAGGCTATTGGCCTTGGGGTTACCGTTGACCACCTCAAATTTCCCCAGATCACTGCTATTTCGAGCTCTTCCATGCGTTCTAAAGATTGGGAGGACGTTCTCACCGCTCATTCTGAGGATGCCGTTGCTCGCACTTGGCGTGTCCAAGAAAAACGTATGGGCCCATGGACTTtcgagcttgaagatggtTATGCTCAATCGGTGTGCGTAACCGCTTGTGGTAATTTTGGCATTGCAGGATCTTCCACTGGAGAAATTAGGATGTGGAACATGCAATCAGGGAAAGAGCGCAAATCTTTTGCTCTAACGGGCGCCGCGCCTGGTAACTCGAAACCTAAAATTATCTCGCAAAGCACGGGCATGGTGAAGGCAAAAGTAAGGAAGCCGGAAAGAGCTAAGGGCAATAAGTCTGTGCAGGCTATTACTGGTCTTGCAACAGACGCATTGAACACCATACTCGTTGCCAGCACACTTGAAGGAAAACTTTAC TTCTTTGACTTTCATAGCACTCAAAAACTAGACGAGGTGCAAATAGAGTCTTCTATAACAGCCATCTCCCTCCATCGCGACAGTGGGCTGCTTGCGGCGACCTGTGATGATCTGGTTATCCGTCTTGTTGACATCGAATCCCGCAGGGTCGTTCGAGAACTAAGAGGTTTCAAAGGCCGTATCCTTGATGTCGTCTTTACACCCGATTCCCGCTGGGTGATTGCCACTTCTCTGGATTCTATCATTCGTACCTACGATATTCCCACTGGTAAACTCATTGACGCGTTCAAGACATCTTCCATCGCTACCAGTGTGACCTTTTCTCCTACAGGTGATTTTTTGGCCACAGCCCATGTTGACAGTGTGGGAGTCCATCTGTGGGCGAACAGGGCTCAGTTTACAGACGTGGCATTGAGGAAtcttgaggaagatgacgacgTCGTGGAAGTGGGGCTGCCCACGGTTCAGGGCTTGGATGCAGACGACG CTATTGAGGGTATCGAGGATGTCGGTGCACCTGAATTTACAGACATCTATACCACTCCTGATCAAATTGACGAGTCGTTGGTTACTCTCTCTCTTATACCGAGGTCGCGATGGCAAATGCTTCTCAACCTCGAGACCATAAAA CAACGGAATAAACCTAAAGAGGCTCCAAAGGCGCCCGAAAAGGCTCCGTTCTTCTTGCCCACTATAAGCGGACTTGAGACTCAGTTCGACTTGTCGGCCGTCGATAAGAACCggacagaggaagaacttcataaggggaagaggctgGAACTGGACGGTAGCTGGTTAGAAAGCGAATTCACGAGGAGATTAAGTGTAGAGGATGAGACTGGAAGCT ACAACACCTTTTTTGAATACATGAAGGCTTTACCTCCCTCCACTCTTGACCTCGAAATTCGATCactcatctctctcacccatctttcctcattcATCAATGCGCTCACCCAGCGACTCAAATCACACCGAGATTATGAAGCCATCCAGGCAATTATGTCTGTCTTTTTGAGAGTGCACGGCGATATGCTGATTGCCAATGCCGAGTTGAAGGAAGGACTCGGAGCATTGAGACTAGagcaagaaagagaaagtaAGAGGCTAAGAGAACTTGTGGGATATGCCTTGGGTACCTTGGGTTTCCTTCGTGGCGCTTGA
- a CDS encoding nitrogen metabolism-related protein, putative: MAGLYHDQFGRKVAKIQLLLINPNSTSTFTQDVARHLHPRLPTDVGITFYTPPPEAPASIDGPLDGIVSTAVILKDLELQPKGQAVNAPEDSSGASRLATSYSGIVVACFSAHPLVPVLKELLAGYDKPPPVLGILESSVLAALQLGPTFGIATTGPQWEPLFDEAVRAMGISPTRYTGTKGTGFNAVSLHGDKPAEALLEASCFLVQKGARVIILGCAGMAPMRASLQEQLADRVGQSVAVIDGVSAAVDMAIGYARMGIGRTFGPDLSENSPTT, encoded by the exons ATGGCTGGGCTTTATCATGATCAGTTCGGGCGTAAGGTAGCCAAAATCCAGCTCCTTCTCATCAATCCGAACTCTACCTCGACTTTCACTCAAGATGTGGCTAGGCATCTCCACCCTCGCCTTCCAACTGATGTCGGAATAACTTTTTATACCCCTCCTCCAGAGGCGCCAGCTAGTATAGATGGCCCACTGGATGGGATAGTTTCTACTGCGGTCATTCTCAAGGATCTTGAGCTTCAGCCCAAAGGCCAAGCTGTTAACGCTCCTGAAGACAGTAGTGGGGCGTCAAGGCTTGCTACTAGCTATTCAGGTATCGTGGTGGCGTGCTTTTCAGCGCACCCACTAGTGCCTGTTTTGAAAGAGCTTCTTGCGGGGTATGATAAACCTCCACCAGTGCTGGGCATATTAGAATCAAGTGTGCTGGCAGCATTACAACTTGGACCAACCTTTGGTATCGCTACTACAGGCCCCC AATGGGAACCCCTCTTTGACGAGGCAGTTCGTGCGATGGGCATATCTCCAACCCGCTATACCGGAACCAAAGGCACAGGTTTCAATGCGGTCAGTTTGCATGGCGATAAGCCGGCCGAAGCCTTATTAGAGGCCTCTTGTTTCCTAGTCCAAAAGGGTGCTAGGGTCATTATTCTCGGCTGTGCC GGCATGGCGCCCATGCGGGCATCCTTGCAAGAGCAGTTAGCCGACAGGGTGGGCCAATCGGTGGCAGTAATAGATGGAGTATCTGCTGCAGTGGATATGGCCATAGGGTATGCGAGGATGGGAATTGGTAGGACTTTTGGTCCTGACTTGAGCGAGAACTCCCCGACGACTTGA
- a CDS encoding mRNA processing-related protein, putative, translating into MLSTSTSLQGGKVSREEYRRQKDLEAARKAGTAPAALDEQGNAINPHIPEYITKAPWYADTGRPSLAHQRINEQGPHLKLDEWYDRGAKAGPAAKKYRKGACENCGAMTHKMKDCVERPRKRGAKFTNKDIAPDELVQQFEGDYDAKRDRWNGYDPASYKHVVEEYEATEQMRKKYREEEIDQQTSTDMAVVKKLAKKDKEGKVEDDDDDFGSSDEDEDDEDKYADAADQVGQKLDTKTRITVRNLRIREDTAKYLINLDESSAYYDPKTRSMRDAPVRNMNPEDMKFAGDNFQRYSGDATNMQKLQLFAWQSAQKGSNINVSANPTAGELLHREFQQKKEVLKDTNKTSILAKYGGEEHLQRMPNELLSGQTENYVEYSRSGQIIKGRERAKARSKYDEDVYINNHTAIWGSYYDLSTSQWGFACCHSVLPGSYCTGDAGKLANAASSASALLASSNERSKIEEAAEKERESLAEQHLKDLASGKAKKGKEREWDLPQYAKRREDGEELDLDKGRLKNALKEEKKRKKMGEDEAWQQTKKGKTDVTQEELEAYRLSRQAYDDPMSNYQDPEDQ; encoded by the exons ATGCTCAGCACAAGTA CATCTCTCCAGGGCGGAAAAGTCTCTCGTGAGGAATACCGCAGACAGAAAGACCTCGAAGCCGCCCGTAAAGCCGGTACCGCTCCAGCGGCCTTGGACGAGCAGGGTAATGCCATCAACCCACATATTCCGGAGTATATCACCAAAGCTCCATGGTATGCCGACACCGGTCGTCCTTCTCTGGCGCATCAACGTATCAACGAGCAAGGTCCCCATCTCAAACTCGATGAATGGTACGACAGAGGCGCCAAAGCTGGGCCGGCGGCGAAAAAATACAGAAAGGGCGCTTGCGAAAACTGCGGGGCAATGACGCACAAAATGAAAGACTGTGTGGAGAGaccgaggaagagaggggcAAAGTTCACCAATAAGGATATCGCTCCGGATGAGCTTGTTCAGCAATTTGAAGGAGATTACGATGCCAAGCGTGATAGGTGGAACGGATATGACCCTGCATCTTACAAACACGTCGTGGAGGAATATGAGGCGACCGAGCAAATGCGGAAGAAGtacagagaagaagaaattgaTCAGCAGACGTCTACCGATATGGCTGTTGTGAAGAAGCTTgccaagaaggataaggagggtaaagtggaagatgatgatgatgacttTGGATCGagcgacgaggatgaagatgacgaagacAAGTATGCCGATGCTGCTGATCAGGTCGGTCAGAAATTGGACACCAAAACCAGGATCACCGTGCGAAACCTGCGTATTCGAGAGGATACTGCGAAATATCTCATCAATCTAGATGAGAGTTCGGCATATTATGATCCCAAGACGAGATCGATGCGCGATGCCCCTGTTCGGAATATGAATCCTGAAGAT ATGAAATTCGCCGGCGACAACTTCCAGCGGTACTCGGGCGACGCAACCAACATGCAGAAGCTTCAACTTTTCGCCTGGCAGTCTGCTCAGAAGGGTAGCAACATCAATGTTTCAGCCAATCCTACCGCGGGTGAATTGTTGCATCGAGAATTCCAACAGAAAAAAGAGGTCCTCAAGGATACCAACAAGACATCTATATTGGCCAAGTATGGTGGCGAAGAACATTTGCAAAGAATGCCAAATGAGCTGTTGAGTGGTCAGACTGAAAATT ACGTGGAATACTCTCGATCGGGACAAATCATCAAAGGGCGAGAACGCGCCAAAGCTCGATCAAAgtatgatgaagatg TCTATATCAATAATCATACCGCCATCTGGGGCTCTTACTACGATCTTTCTACTTCGCAGTGGGGTTTCGCCTGTTGCCACTCCGTTCTTCCTGGATCGTACTGTACTGGCGACGCCGGCAAATTGGCAAAtgctgcttcttctgcttccgcACTGCTGGCTTCGTCTAATGAGCGCTCTaagattgaagaggctgCTGAAAAGGAGCGCGAGTCTCTCGCCGAGCAGCATCTTAAGGATCTCGCGTCTggcaaggccaagaaaggcaaggagagggaatggGACTTGCCGCAATATGCCAAACGTCgtgaggatggagaggagcTCGATTTAGATAAGGGGAGGTTGAAGAACGCCctcaaggaggagaagaagagaaagaagatgggtgAAGACGAGGCTTGGCAGCAGaccaaaaaaggaaagacaGATGTCACCCAGGAAGAGCTCG AGGCATATCGATTATCAAGGCAGGCCTACGACGATCCCATGTCAAATTATCAGGACCCTGAAGACCAGTAA
- a CDS encoding host-pathogen interaction-related protein, putative: MTLSKQRKVLTLEHFIIDTFTRLGNDGIERPIEQPDQIGGGGTYAVIGARAFLPPTQLGMIVDYTPSTFPRALKDVLESYGNEMWAFRERTDGLPTARAVNRYDGETRGFEYLCQPVLLTPNSLKGTQFEDIVPSVIHFISYPAPRAGIVLDEINNFRTSKGWSPLIVWEPEDESLEAVTSIASHVDILGPNQNEALRLYSLLTDPTFTDDDFKAVLTKICRSLAYLRPRIGAVIRAGHLGCCYASADPRGYRPEVKWIPAYWNKERDGYEGKVIDPTGAGNAFMGGIAAALSEGKSLDEAVRWGSVAASFAIEQIGLPQLTKTVDGRELWNGQNPQERLTAMSM, translated from the exons ATGACTTTGTCCAAGCAACGGAAAGTTTTGACCCTGG AACATTTCATCATTGACACCTTCACTCGCCTTGGTAATGATGGCATTGAAAGACCCATAGAGCAGCCCGATCAG ATAGGGGGAGGAGGTACCTACG CGGTAATCGGGGCGCGTGCATTCCTCCCACCCACCCAGCTGGGCATGATTGTAGACTACACACCTTCAACGTTTCCTCGAGCTCTCAAAGATGTACTGGAGTCCTATGGAAATGAGATGTGGGCTTTCAGAGAGAGAACTGACGGGCTTCCAACTGCAAGAGCAGTCAATCGGTATGATGGCGAGACAAGAGG GTTCGAATACCTATGTCAGCCTGTTCTTCTTACACCGAATTCTCTCAAAGGGACGCAGTTCGAAGACATTGTGCCTTCTGTAATTCATTTCATCTCTTATCCGGCTCCCCGGGCTGGAATAGTACTCGATGAAATCAACAATTTCAGAACTTCCAAAGGATGGTCACCTCTCATCGTTTGGGAGCCAGAGGATGAGTCGTTGGAGGCAGTCACTTCCATAGCGTCCCATGTCGATATCTTGGG ACCAAACCAGAACGAAGCGCTACGCCTTTACTCCCTCTTGACAGATCCCACCTTCACGGATGACGATTTTAAAGCTGTTCTTACCAAAATTTGCCGCTCCCTAGCATATTTGCGACCTCGAATAGGTGCTGTCATCCGCGCAGGTCATTTGGGTTGTTGTTATGCATCCGCCGATCCAAGAGGGTATCGACCAGAAGTAAAATGGATCCCAGCCTATTGGAACAAAGAGAGGGATGGCTATGAAGGAAAAGTAATAGATCCTACTGGAGCAGGCAATGCATTCATGGGAGGAATAGCTGCCGCACTGTCGGAAGGAAAGAGTTTAGATGAGG CGGTGAGGTGGGGTAGTGTTGCTGCCTCTTTCGCCATTGAACAGATTGGTCTTCCTCAACTTACCAAGACTGTGGACGGACGGGAGCTCTGGAATGGGCAAAATCCACAGGAGAGGCTCACAGCCATGTCCATGTGA
- a CDS encoding CAP1-related, with product MTPSRAYTPPVSPKLKNTNLSYTILPHGAPPVSRPIRRPKKIIYLAAIFFLLYWFGIRHGLGRERLPIPPLGYAVKGGRRGRKSSLAWHSKGMATLLQPQPGTKQEHPIYELMERAETHWTSMLASQSTTLPQAVAQYRKRYGIAPPLGFDAWFDFCKRHDIKIIDEYDQMMKDILPHHALPPVMFIARSKALEGAAYTYTLDISQEHVNITGERSSYDRPQHLLKLIAGFKGDLPPEFRLRVTGSDHNTGSVVLGMDQRMRAMELVQQSKHFDEDELKSLEDPYRTPAWGWFKACPLDSPANIRPWSENATDEFQPKSFIHDHLPIMDFCEYPELKRLHGAMSLDYANRSPSVLKPILVLSKFPFDSSFQTPPMEGYMNITEEDVLFLDRWEDKTDNRLFWRGSTTGGYTAQRDWKDSHRLRLHLMINGPKGGNAWWDQQLRDVMVPDGEGGFKIVRRWERVLSKAYADVKLSGQPVQCPSEEICREVADTIEFGKKVWPDEAAVYKYNLDVDGDGWSSRFHRLLISGSPVIKFTMFPEWHQEWLTPWYHYIPLKPDYSDLYDIMAFFVGPLDDAGHVDFSKGHDYLAKKIGNAGQKFALEHSSWVDMQAYMFRLLLELQRLHSLNRSSMSYKAQ from the exons ATGACCCCCTCTAGAGCTTACACTCCTCCCGTATCTCCAAAGCTCAAGAATACCAACCTATCCTACACTATCCTTCCCCATGGTGCACCTCCAGTCTCCCGTCCAATCCGACGCCCGAAAAAAATTATTTATCTGGCCGCCAtattctttctcctctATTGGTTCGGTATCCGTCACGGCTTAGGAAGGGAACGATTACCGATTCCGCCGCTTGGATATGCTGTGAAGGGCGGTCGTCGGGGGAGGAAATCTAGCCTGGCATGGCACAGTAAAGGTATGGCAACGCTCTTGCAACCTCAGCCAGGCACTAAACAGGAGCACCCAATTTATGAGCTGATGGAGCGCGCCGAAACGCATTGGACGTCCATGCTGGCATCCCAGTCAACTACCTTGCCGCAGGCGGTTGCCCAATACCGGAAAAGATATGGTATTGCTCCTCCTTTGGGCTTTGATGCCTGGTTCGACTTTTGCAAGCGACATGACATCAAAATTATCGACGAGTACGATCAAATGATGAAGGATATCCTACCGCATCACGCGCTGCCCCCAGTTATGTTCATTGCTAGAAGTAAAGCCTTAGAAGGCGCGGCGTACACATATACGCTAGACATCAGCCAAGAACATGTCAACATCACAGGCGAAAGATCGTCATACGATAGACCCCAACACTTGCTGAAATTGATTGCAGGGTTCAAAGGAGATCTCCCCCCTGAGTTTCGTTTGAGAGTAACAGGAAGTGATCACAATACTGGGAGTGTAGTCTTAGGTATGGACCAAAGAATGAGGGCCATGGAATTAGTGCAGCAGAGCAAGC ACttcgacgaggatgaattAAAATCTCTGGAGGATCCCTACCGTACACCTGCGTGGGGATGGTTCAAAGCATGTCCACTTGATTCTCCCGCAAATATCCGACCTTGGTCTGAGAATGCTACCGATGAGTTTCAAC CTAAATCTTTTATCCATGACCATTTGCCTATAATGGACTTTTGCGAATACCCGGAACTCAAGCGACTCCACGGCGCCATGTCTCTTGATTACGCAAATCGTTCGCCTTCGGTCCTAAAACCAATCCTAGTTCTTTCTAAATTCCCTTTCGattcctctttccaaacTCCCCCTATGGAAGGTTACATGAACATcaccgaagaagatgtaCTTTTCCTGGATAGATGGGAAGATAAAACAGACAACCGTTTGTTCTGGAGAGGATCGACAACTGGTGGATACACGGCTCAGAGGGATTGGAAAGACAGTCACCGGTTGAGATTGCATCTGATGATCAACGGGCCCAAGGGAGGAAACGCCTGGTGGGATCAGCAGTTGAGGGATGTTATGGTGccagatggagagggaggcTTTAAGATCgtaagaagatgggagagaGTATTAAGCAAAGCATATGCGGATGTGAAACTGTCCGGCCAACCCGTACAA TGTCCTTCAGAAGAAATTTGCAGGGAAGTCGCAGATACTATTGAATTCGGAAAGAAAGTATGGCCTGATGAGGCAGCAGTGTACAAATACAATCTTGATGTCGATGGGGACGGCTGGTCGTCGAGATTTCACAGGCTCCTCATTTCAGGGAGCCCTGTTATCAAGTTTACAATGTTTCCCGAGTGGCATCAG GAATGGCTCA CTCCTTGGTACCACTATATCCCTCTCAAACCCGACTATTCTGATCTGTATGACATTATGGCGTTCTTCGTTGGACCTTTGGATGACGCAGGTCATGTCGACTTCAGCAAGGGGCATGAC TATTTGGCCAAAAAGATTGGAAACGCTGGCCAGAAATTCGCGTTAGAGCACTCGTCATGGGTAGATATGCAAGCCTAC ATGTTCCGATTGCTTCTTGAATTACAGCGCCTGCATTCTTTGAATCGAAGTTCAATGAGCTACAAAGCCCAGTAA